One Tachypleus tridentatus isolate NWPU-2018 chromosome 3, ASM421037v1, whole genome shotgun sequence DNA window includes the following coding sequences:
- the LOC143247893 gene encoding LOW QUALITY PROTEIN: ubiquinone biosynthesis protein COQ4 homolog, mitochondrial-like (The sequence of the model RefSeq protein was modified relative to this genomic sequence to represent the inferred CDS: inserted 2 bases in 1 codon) → MVLFKRCQSDSRLPVQFVDDLNLAYVMQRYXEVHDLIHTILGMPTNMQGEVAVKWVEAIQTGLPMCIGAALFGPIRFKKGQRQQYISMFLPWAVRCGFQSKFLMNIYFERRWEQPLDELRSEFKIEAPPSIPKTVKKTQAIH, encoded by the exons GGTGTCAGTCCGATTCTCGTCTGCCAGTCCAGTTCGTGGATGATCTCAATTTGGCTTACGTCATGCAACGATA CGAAGTTCATGACTTAATACACACTATTTTGGGAATGCCTACCAACATGCAGGGGGAAGTGGCTGTAAAGTGGGTGGAAGCTATTCAGACAGGTCTTCCCATGTGCATAGGAGCTGCATTGTTTGGGCCAATCAGGTTCAAGAAAGG TCAGAGACAACAGTACATCTCTATGTTCCTCCCATGGGCTGTTAGATGTGGATTTCAGTCCAAGTTCCTAATGAACATTTACTTTGAACGAAGATGGGAACAGCCTTTGGATGAACTGCGGTCAGAATTTAAAATTGAAGCCCCACCCAGTATACCaaaaactgtaaagaaaactCAGGCTATTCATTGA